One Nitrospinota bacterium genomic window, TTTACATCTCAACTTCACACTCCAGGTCAACCCAGTAGGTTGGTTTATCAAACTGTCCTTTAGCTCCCTTAGCCAGAATCTCAGCCATAAATTTAAACTGTTCAATCTTAACAGGGTGTCCACCCAATCCAGCCATAAAGGAAGCAACCTGAGGCACCTTATCCACCTTCACAGCCCCTTTAACAAGAGCAGCACAAACCTCAGGGGTCAATTGGCCAGCATATCCAGATGCACCAAAGGAGTTGTTTGTCTCAACAACACCTACAGCCTTACACTTGCTGAGAGCCTCCGCTACTTCTGGGGATGGGAAAGGTCTAATCCATTTTGGTCTGACCATACCGATCTTAACCCCTTCTTTTCTTAGGTCGTCAATGGCATACTTGCAGGTATGAGCATGGCAACCCTGGATAAAAATGGCTATCTCAGCATCATCCATGTGATAGAGCTCAACAAATGGATCGACATCTCTCTTAAAGATCTCATTATATTCTTTGACAGCCTGCTGGATAACCTCTCTGGCACCCCATATAGCATTGAATCTTGTCGCCTCCAAGGCAGGGCCTTGGTTAGCATAAATCTGGGGACCGTGGCCAACAGGTCTTAGAGGGTCCAATGGCCTTTGTGCCTTATATGGAGGTAAGAACTCATCAACCTGAGACTGCTCACCAATATTAACCCAGTTTGCAATATGGGAAACAAAGTAGCCGTCGTGACAGTTCATCTGAGGAAGCAGAACCTTGGGATCCTCTCCAACCCTGTAGTAAATAAGAGTGTTGTCATAAACCTCCTGAGGAAGGGAAGCCCATCCGAGCAACCATCCCTGATCCTTTGTGCTCAGTGCATCTGTATGCTCCTGACCAAAGTCTCCAGGAGGGTCCAGTGTTCTGTCAGCAATAACCATCTGTACGGGACATCTGTCACCAGAGATAGGAGAATAGACCTCCATAGGATAGGTTACACCCACGCCAGAGCTTCCGGTCATTGTTCTTGCACCAGCAAGAGATGCTCCGTGGACAATAGCCAGCTGCCCGTGCTCTCCCTCTCCGTGGACAAACTCAGCATCCAAATCTCCATTAGCAACAGCCTGGGAAAGCTGAATCATTAAACCGGTATAGGGTCTAATGGGATAGGATGAAATAACATCAACATCGGCCTGTACAGCAGCATTAGCCGCTGCAGCAAGTCCAGGAATAAACTTTTTTGGCATTATACTTTCACCTCGCTTTCAGTTAGCATTAAAATGGTTCATCCATAAATTCGACATCGCCTTTAAAATCACTTTCAGGAACCCTAGAGATACACTGAACAGGGCAGACATTGGCACAGCAACCGCATCCCTTGCAGTACTTGAGGTCTATAGAAACACTACGATCCTCAGCAAGCTCTATACAGGGTTCAGGACAGGCCAGCCAGCAGGTGAGGCACTTTGTGCATCTCTCTTGGTCGATCACTGATCTCAATATTCTCCAGCCCCCTGATGGAAACTGATCCTGCTCTCCATCAGGCTTAGGTGATTCAACCACACCCCCTTCGGGAATCTCTAAGTGAGCAGGTATAGGAACTTGTAATTTTTTCGTATCAAACATTGATTCACCCCCTTTAGATACTTTATCTTTCTTATAACTCTTTTACTTTGACTGAATCAACGGCCTTTTTAGCCGCCTCTTTATTAGCAACAACAGCCATGACATTGTCTAATGAAACAACACCAGTAACCTTGGCAACAACTGCAGCCAGACAAGCACCGATTCCTTTTCCAATCTGAGAGCCACCCTCTGCACCCTCGATATCCATCAGGTCTCTGTCAACACCAGGAGCAATACTGCTTGCATCAACAACGGCCAACTTCTTTATCTTACCCTTGTCAGGGTTAGCAGCCATCATGTCGAGGACGAAGTCAAAGTCTTTGTTGGTGTTAACAACCAATGTAACGCCTTTTGGGGCGCCTTTTAAGATGTTATATGCCTTGGCATAGACGTCTTCCATCAGTACCACGATGTTTGGATGGTGATTCTCATACAGAAACTTCTCTTTAATCGGCTCATCGCTGATTTTACAATACTTTCTCACGGGAACATTCACTCTGTCAGGTAGGTCAGCATAGTTGTCGATAACCCAGATGTCTTTACCTTCTTTTCCGGCTGCAGCACCCAAAACTTTCGATACGTCTCTACCATTTGTATCCTGCAAAACACCGCATGCCCACGTAGTAATTTCATTTACCGCCATTCAATACACCTCCTTAAGTTTCGATTTTTTTACTTCGGTATTAACTGACGTTTAACAGGAGCATGTTCTCCTCCTGTTTTTTCGGCTCACAAATAAACTTCTCTCCCCCCTTTCTTTTGTATCCAAACAAAACCAGGAGCCAATGGATCATCTGGAGTTATTTTGTTTTCATGTTTAGGAAATAGACGAAATGATTTTTTTCGTCATTTCCATAATCTCCTCTATATTCATTTTCCCCTTTATCTTTTTTGAAAGCTCTCCCTCTCTTTTTGCAATCTCTTTTGCCCTTTTTAATACTGACCTGGCTTTGTCATGGGGAATCACAGCCACACCCACATCATCCGCCACAATAATATCATTTGGGTGAACCAGAACCCCGCCACAATGAATAGGGACGTTTACCTCTATGGGGTGAGTTTCATCATCCTCTGAACAGGAATAGATTAAAGACTTAGGAACAACGGCTCTTGAAAAAAGGGGAAAACCCATATCTCTTACCTCATCAATATCTCTAACCGCTCCATCAACGATTGCACCAAGAGCGCCTTTTTGTTTTAAAACGCTGGATATGATCCCTCCAATGACAGATACTTCTGTTTCTCCTTTGGCATCGACAACTACTATTTGACCCGCTTTAATATGTTTGATGATTTCAATGCTCGAAAAGCAGTTATGGGGATCAATCTTTATCGTGAGGGCTGAACCTGAAATCTTTTTGCTGAAGATGGGTTTTATAGCACTTGCCATGACGCAATCATTATCTGATGCATCAGAAACGAGACAGGAGGGACTATAGTATTTGAGAAGCTCTCTAAATTCATCCAATAGACCTTCCAGATCACCTAAAATATCATCCTTTGGTAATCTGTCAGTTGTCACACCCTTATCCTTTCTCTTAGTGTTTTTTGGATTTTTTCTTCTTTTTTTTACCGTATTCTTCAGTAGAAGGAGGGATAATTTCTTTTAAGGCTCTTAAAAAGTACTCCCGTTTAACCTGAAATTCTTTTGCTTTTTCAGAAACCTTTGACCCTTGGCTATCAAAGAAATCCTGTACAGCTAAAAGTGTGGCTTTTTTGCAAAGGCTCTCTATATCAGCACCAACAAATCCCTCTGTTTTTTCAGCCAACTCTTTAAAATCAACATCTTTGCCCAAAATAGTATCTTTGGTATAAACCTTAAATATATCTATCCGCTCTTCTTTATCAGGTACAGGTAGCTCTATAATATAATCAAAACGGCCAGGCCTTAAAAGAGCATTATCAACAAGGTCTAATCTGTTCGTAGCAGCAACAGCGATAACTCCCTGTATGTTTTTTAATCCATCCAGTTCCCTTAAAAGCTGGCTTACCATTCTCTGAGCCCCTGCTCCATGATCAGTCGTTCCTGTTCCTCTCTTAGAGGCAATACCATCAATCTCATCAAAGAAAAGGATACAGGGAGCAGCAAAGTTCGCCATCTTAAATAATGCCCTCAGAGCCTTTTCTGATTCTCCCATCCATTTAGAAAAGAGAACAGACTGGTCAACCGAGATAAGGGCGAGATCATTCTCGCCTGCCAGGGCTCTTGCTAAAGCAGTTTTCCCTATTCCTGTGGGACCTGAAAAGAGTATGCCTTGGGGAGGTCTGAAATGGATATTGTCAAAGAATGTGGAATGCTTCAGGGGTAATTCAATGATAGATCTTAAGGTATTTTTTACCTTCTTCAATCCCCCTATGTCACTGAATTTGACCGTAGGCCTCTCTGCCAGAAATTCCCTTGTGGCTGTGGGCTCAATCTCTTTAAAGGCCTCTAGAAAATCATCCTGGCATACCTCTAGCTGAATATCAGTTTCAAAGGGTTTATAATCCCGAATCGCAACAACATCTGGCAAAATCCTTCTTAGTGCCCTCATTCCGGCCTCTTTTGCTAAAATCTCAATATCTGCACCTACAAAACCATGGGTAATATTTGCAATACTATCGATGTCAAAATCAGAGGTAAGGGGCATTGTTCTTGTATGGATCTGTAATATTTCTTTTCTTCCCAGCCGATTAGGAATACTAATGGCGATTTCACGGTCAAAACGCCCGGGTCTTCTGATAGCCGGGTCGACTAATTCTGGAACATTCGTTGCACCAATAACGATCACCTGACCCCTTGATACTAACCCATCCATTAATGCCAAAAGCTGTGCTACGACCCTCTTTTCGACATCACCGATAACCTGAACCCTCTTTGGAGCAACAGCATCTATCTCGTCCAAGAAGATGATACTGGGGGCATTTCGGGATCCCTCTTCAAAGACCTCCCTTAATTTCGCTTCACTCTCTCCATAGAACTTGTGGATAATCTCTGGTCCATTCACATGGATAAAGTGAGCCTTTACTTCATTGGATACTGCCCTTGCAATAAGGGTCTTTCCGGTTCCGGGAGGCCCATACATAAGGACGCCTTTTGGGGCTTCAATGCCCATTCGGGCGAAGAGGTCAGGAAATTTCAAGGGGAGCTCTACCATCTCCCTAATCCTGTAAACCTCCCTTGCAAGACCACCGATATCTTCGTAAGAAACCCGAGAGGTCTTCTCTATAATCCCCTCAGCTTCCCTAATCTTAACCTGCGTATTGATATTGACAATCACTGCACCAGCGGGACTGGTTCCCTCTACAAGAAAAAATTGACCTCTTGCACCAAAAAAGGTTACCTGGACCTTATCACCCTTCAAAATGGGCATACCATTTAAGAGTTGGACTAAGTGCCTGAGTTCTTCATCTTTAGGAGCAGGGCGGGATGTGTCAATGGAGGAGAGGAGTAAGATTTCGGCAGGTGTCCAGAGGACCTTTTCTATTGTAACCCATTCATCCTTAAGGGCACCGCAATTTTCCCTGGTTATACCATCGATCTGAATAACCTTTTTGCCTTTGTATTGATGAAAGATTTGAATGGCTCTGGCAACAGTTGATTTTTTACCTGTGATTTTTAAGAGGTCACCTGGAACAGCCTTAATGAGCTTTAAATCCTCTTCATCTACCCTCGCCAGCCCCTTTCCTACATCATCAAGGCCAGTATCCATTACACGCAAGACTTGCTTGATTCCTTCATCTTGTTCTGCTTTTGGCATAACTCACCCTTTTATAATGATTTACGGTTAGGTGAAATCCAAAATTTGAAGGCCTTTCTCACCAGACATTACAGAACGCACAATTTCTCTCATATAAAAGTTACTCTTTGGTTGGTCTAAGGTCTGGTGGTCTGCTGGCCCTTCCAGAGATTGAATTATATTCTAAATGAAAGTTTTGTCAAGAAAAAAATATAAAATTTCTCGTTTTTCTTAAACTTTCTATAAAACAAAGGGTTATATCAAGTTTTTATTCTCTATTCTAATGAAGAAGACTAAATTTATCTTTGAGGTATTGGGATATCTGGTCTATAGAAATCCGATCCTGCTGCATAGAATCCCTCTCTCTAATGGTAACAGCTCTATCCTCCAGAGACTGGACATCTACGGTTATACAATAAGGTGTCCCTATCTCATCCTGTCTTCTGTATAGTCTCCCTATGGAACCTGTGTCATCATATACAGTAACATATTGATTTAAAATATCTTTTTTTATCTTCTTTGATAGTTCAACAATGTCTCCTCTATTCCTTAAGAGAGGGAGAACAGCCACCTTAACTGGAGCGATATCAGGATGAAAGCTTAAAAAGACTCTCTTTCTCCCCCTAACCTCCTCTTCTTTATACGCATCTATTAAAAAAGCAAGACTTGATCTATCTACACCTGCAGAAGGCTCTATAACATATGGAAAATATTTCTCTTTTGTCTCCTCGTCAAAATAGATAAGGTTCCTATTTGAGTAATTTGTGTGTTGTTTGAGATCAAAATCTGTTCTGTTTGCAATCCCCTCAAGTTCTGACCAGCCCATGGGAAAAAGATATTCTATGTCAAAACAACTTTTAGCATAATGCGCCATTTCATCCTTTCCATGTTCCCTAAGACGTAGATTTTCTTGCTTTATTCCATATTTTTTATACCATTCAAGCCTCTCGTTGACCCAGTAATCATGCCATTCCTTATCTGTCCCTGGTTTTACAAAATACTCAATCTCCATCTGCTCAAACTCTCTTGTTCTGAAAACGAAATTTCCAGGTGTAATCTCGTTTCTAAAAGCCTTGCCAATCTGAGCAATCCCAAAGGGAATTTTTCTCCTCATAGAAGTTAAGATATTGAAAAAATTGATAAATATCCCCTGAGCAGTCTCAGGTCTTAGATATACTGTCGAAGCCTCATTTTCTACTGGACCAACAAATGTTTTAAACATAAGGTTAAACTGACGTGGATCTGTCAGTTCACCACCACATTCTGGACAGATATGTTTATCTAAGTCATCCTCTCTAAATCTCTTTTTACATTTCTTGCAGTCAACGAGAAGATCCGTAAAGCTTTCAACATGTCCAGAAGCCAACCAGGTATTCGGATGCATGAGTATGGCAGAATCTAGGCCTTCCATATCCTCTCTTTCATAGACAACATTCTTCCACCACGCCTCTTTTACATTTTTCTTGAGCCCAACGCCTAAGGGCCCATAATCCCATGTATTACCTAATCCTCCATAGATTTCGCTATTTTGAAATATAAATCCTCTCCT contains:
- a CDS encoding pyruvate ferredoxin oxidoreductase codes for the protein MPKKFIPGLAAAANAAVQADVDVISSYPIRPYTGLMIQLSQAVANGDLDAEFVHGEGEHGQLAIVHGASLAGARTMTGSSGVGVTYPMEVYSPISGDRCPVQMVIADRTLDPPGDFGQEHTDALSTKDQGWLLGWASLPQEVYDNTLIYYRVGEDPKVLLPQMNCHDGYFVSHIANWVNIGEQSQVDEFLPPYKAQRPLDPLRPVGHGPQIYANQGPALEATRFNAIWGAREVIQQAVKEYNEIFKRDVDPFVELYHMDDAEIAIFIQGCHAHTCKYAIDDLRKEGVKIGMVRPKWIRPFPSPEVAEALSKCKAVGVVETNNSFGASGYAGQLTPEVCAALVKGAVKVDKVPQVASFMAGLGGHPVKIEQFKFMAEILAKGAKGQFDKPTYWVDLECEVEM
- a CDS encoding glycine--tRNA ligase → MKIEMEKIVSLCKRRGFIFQNSEIYGGLGNTWDYGPLGVGLKKNVKEAWWKNVVYEREDMEGLDSAILMHPNTWLASGHVESFTDLLVDCKKCKKRFREDDLDKHICPECGGELTDPRQFNLMFKTFVGPVENEASTVYLRPETAQGIFINFFNILTSMRRKIPFGIAQIGKAFRNEITPGNFVFRTREFEQMEIEYFVKPGTDKEWHDYWVNERLEWYKKYGIKQENLRLREHGKDEMAHYAKSCFDIEYLFPMGWSELEGIANRTDFDLKQHTNYSNRNLIYFDEETKEKYFPYVIEPSAGVDRSSLAFLIDAYKEEEVRGRKRVFLSFHPDIAPVKVAVLPLLRNRGDIVELSKKIKKDILNQYVTVYDDTGSIGRLYRRQDEIGTPYCITVDVQSLEDRAVTIRERDSMQQDRISIDQISQYLKDKFSLLH
- a CDS encoding RraA family protein; the encoded protein is MTTDRLPKDDILGDLEGLLDEFRELLKYYSPSCLVSDASDNDCVMASAIKPIFSKKISGSALTIKIDPHNCFSSIEIIKHIKAGQIVVVDAKGETEVSVIGGIISSVLKQKGALGAIVDGAVRDIDEVRDMGFPLFSRAVVPKSLIYSCSEDDETHPIEVNVPIHCGGVLVHPNDIIVADDVGVAVIPHDKARSVLKRAKEIAKREGELSKKIKGKMNIEEIMEMTKKIISSIS
- a CDS encoding CDC48 family AAA ATPase, with the protein product MPKAEQDEGIKQVLRVMDTGLDDVGKGLARVDEEDLKLIKAVPGDLLKITGKKSTVARAIQIFHQYKGKKVIQIDGITRENCGALKDEWVTIEKVLWTPAEILLLSSIDTSRPAPKDEELRHLVQLLNGMPILKGDKVQVTFFGARGQFFLVEGTSPAGAVIVNINTQVKIREAEGIIEKTSRVSYEDIGGLAREVYRIREMVELPLKFPDLFARMGIEAPKGVLMYGPPGTGKTLIARAVSNEVKAHFIHVNGPEIIHKFYGESEAKLREVFEEGSRNAPSIIFLDEIDAVAPKRVQVIGDVEKRVVAQLLALMDGLVSRGQVIVIGATNVPELVDPAIRRPGRFDREIAISIPNRLGRKEILQIHTRTMPLTSDFDIDSIANITHGFVGADIEILAKEAGMRALRRILPDVVAIRDYKPFETDIQLEVCQDDFLEAFKEIEPTATREFLAERPTVKFSDIGGLKKVKNTLRSIIELPLKHSTFFDNIHFRPPQGILFSGPTGIGKTALARALAGENDLALISVDQSVLFSKWMGESEKALRALFKMANFAAPCILFFDEIDGIASKRGTGTTDHGAGAQRMVSQLLRELDGLKNIQGVIAVAATNRLDLVDNALLRPGRFDYIIELPVPDKEERIDIFKVYTKDTILGKDVDFKELAEKTEGFVGADIESLCKKATLLAVQDFFDSQGSKVSEKAKEFQVKREYFLRALKEIIPPSTEEYGKKKKKKSKKH
- a CDS encoding 4Fe-4S binding protein, with translation MFDTKKLQVPIPAHLEIPEGGVVESPKPDGEQDQFPSGGWRILRSVIDQERCTKCLTCWLACPEPCIELAEDRSVSIDLKYCKGCGCCANVCPVQCISRVPESDFKGDVEFMDEPF
- a CDS encoding pyruvate ferredoxin oxidoreductase; this translates as MAVNEITTWACGVLQDTNGRDVSKVLGAAAGKEGKDIWVIDNYADLPDRVNVPVRKYCKISDEPIKEKFLYENHHPNIVVLMEDVYAKAYNILKGAPKGVTLVVNTNKDFDFVLDMMAANPDKGKIKKLAVVDASSIAPGVDRDLMDIEGAEGGSQIGKGIGACLAAVVAKVTGVVSLDNVMAVVANKEAAKKAVDSVKVKEL